The DNA segment GATAAAAGCGAATATTACAAGCAGGACGTTATTCATCGCGGAACTCCTCGTTTTTAGCGTATGTGCTTGCGATTGCGTTGGACTCAAGAGTCGAACCCACGAAGTAGGCCGCCGCTGCAACTATTCCGAGCGGGTAGGGAAGAAGGAGTGCTATAAGGCCTGTTACGGCAAAGTTGAGCACATTTAAGAATGGCAGTTTCCGGAGTGTGTTTTTCTCGAAAATTACTCTTAATGCTGCATACAGTGCCACGACTCCGCAGACCGTTTCTGCTATCAAGCCCTTATCCTCCAGAATATCCCCAGTATTCTGCTCGCGTATTTATGTGAAATCCCCTGTATGGTAAGAATAGCAAGGACCATGCCGGCGATGAAGTATTCAGGTGCAAATCCTGAATAAGTGAACGCATAGATGACGAATGTGGCTATAAATGCACCTGTCGTTCCCGCGTACCCTTTATCGTGGCATATCCGGTTTCCTATGTATACCAGAACTGTAGCAAAAAGCCCTCCCCAGATACCTGCAATGTATACTCCGCATGCCGCGAGAAGAGTGCCTGCCGATGCATCGGGAGACGATACAATGTTTCCCATCATGTATCCCCCGTTTATGTCGCCGCCGGCTTTTTTTATCTCTTCGCCGATTGCCTGTGCACCACTTACTCCCCCCTTCTCAGGCAGCCGGAATATTATGTCTGTTGCTGTAAATAGAATCCAGGTGACCGCAAAAGCCACAATTATGTGTGCTATTTCGGTAAGTGTATCCAATTTTTTAATCTCCCAGTATAAATTCTTTCATTGCGGCAAAACAATAAATGTTTTGATTAATTCCTTCTGTTATGCCATTTTTGTTCCCAAATTTCTTTGATTTATAAATGCCGACTGCCGGATTTCTTTTGTGATTATCATAACCGATTTGTATATGGGAACCTCTTTTGTAAACCATTTGTGTTTTATTAAGCCTTCAAAAAAACAATACGCGGTTTAATGTTTTGAAAAAAATTTAACTTTGAAGCTGCCCTCTTTTTTAACTGAGCGGTTTTTGTTTTTTGCCGCGCTTTTTTGTGGTGTTGGTCTCCGACCCGCCTGAAAACAATTCAACGGGGCAGAAGAAGCGGGCTAAAAAAGAAATTCAACCGGACCCCGATTGGAATTAATTGTTTGTTTGTCTTAAATAGAATCAATTTATATCTTTAACGGGTCAATTAAATTCTGCAATTTCTATTGCAGCGGATTGATTTTTCGGTAAATCCCCGGATTTGTTAATCCGTGTCAGGACGGTTTGAGTAATAAAAAATAAAACCAGTGACAATATTCTTAATGCCGGAATATCCCGGAAAATTTTTGTGTTGCGAGGGTTGCCAAGCCAGGTCAAAGGCGCAGGGCTTAGGACCCTGTCTCGCAGGAGTTCGAGTGTTCGAATCACTCCCCTCGCATTTTTTTGTTTAATAGTGGTCAGTACCCTGAGAAATGTTGGTATTCCGGTCACGTAAAAATTCCCCAAAAGGGTTTTTACCAGTCAGCTGTTCTAATGCCGCTGTCGACAATCCCGTTTTGGAGTTTTTTTAGTTCAATTATTTTCATTGACTGTATTATTTCGGGGAATACCGTTTCATTGCATAAATCTTCATCCGAGTACCAGCCTACTTCGATAATGCCCTCTTTTTTTGCATCAGAAGTCAGGGACGAATCCCCGCTGAGGTAATCGCAAAGGTACCAGATTTTTACCATCTGGTAACGGAGGGTTTTGAGATTGTCAATCATTACAGGTCATTTGGTTTTGCATACGACACCGGTTTCTTCTTTTACTTCTCTTTTTGCCGCATCTGCAAGTGATTCGCCGTCTTCAACTGCACCTCCGGGTGCGACAAGATAGGTATTTTCTCCATCTTGGTATCTTACCAGCAGAATTTTATCATCGTTGAATTATGATTCCGCCAGCGGCGATTCTGTGATTATGACATGACATTTTAAAAGATCACTTTGTATATTTCGCGGTTAGATTAAGTTTTAAGTTTTAGTATTTCCACATTTTTTTGTTTGGAAGTGTGATTTAGATTATCTTTTGATGTATAAAATTAAAAATTCGGTTGTGTTTTTTTATTTTTGAATAATTGTCCTTTTGTATAACCTAATGAATAAACAGGCGTATTTTTGTGATTTGAAAATTTTAAGTCTCTAAATTAATTTTAAATCATATTTTGAAAGTTTCTATAAAACCTGTAGTGTCCTGCAATAATTTACTCTGAAAAAATCTATTTCAGGTTTTTCTAATTTTATATCTCGTGAAATCAGCAATGTTCCTCACAAATACAATTGAGACAGTGATTTACGAGGGACTAAGGGAGCATGGAATGGGCGATTCTTCCGGAAAGTGTGATTGAGATCAACGTTTCCCTACCATTTACTTCTTTTATCACCAGACTTGCCTCCTCCAAAACCCCGACTGACTGGGATAAAACCTGAGGACTTAACGTTTTATTATTATTGGGATTTTTTGAAATTCGCTGCCTGAGTACACTTTGGTTTATTTTAGTCCCCGGGTTCTCAGAAAGAATCTTTAAAATCTTTTGATACAGTTTATTCTTTGAAAGAGTGCTCATTGGCATTTTTGGGGTAGGAAATTCCAAAGGTTCATTAAATTCTTTCGGAAGATAATATCCTGTTCCGTCAAGCCAGAGAGCTCCCATAAACGTCATAATAGCGAAATCTTTGCGCCCAAAAGTGACATTGAAATACAAATTTGCATCTGGGTATCTTTTGCGAATATCTATCAGTTTCAACATTAGATCATTCAGGTTCCCATTCTTATACCTGATTAACTCGACGTCAATGTCAAGTGTTGAATTGCAAATATTAATAACATTTTTTATACTTGATCTGACCTCTTCAGGTGGGTTTTCTTCAGTTACCAGAATATATTTCTGAACAGGATAAAACCTGATAATTTTTTGGATACCTTTGTCAACATTTGCTCCAGTTGTGAGAATATGGATATTCAACATATAATATTTAATATCAACACTTATATCTATAACATTTTCTGTAATATTTAATGATCATGCTTCCAAAGATTAAAAAGCAAAAAGAATGTGTTGCAATTCGTTCAGCGAACTGGCATATTACTTCGAAATGTAATTACAATTGTAAATTTTGTTTTTCACAGAACCTGAAAGGAGAACTGAAAGATCTTAAAAAAATGAACGAAGTACTGTTACATCTCAAACAGCTTGGGATTACCAAAATCAACTTTGTCGGCGGGGAACCCCTGATGTATCCACATATTATTGAAGCAATAAGGACAGCCAAGGATCTTGGATTTACAACAAGTATTACGACAAACGGATCACTTTGCAATGAAAAATTGATTTCAGAATTTGAAGATATTCTTGACTGGATCGGTCTGTCCGTAGATTCGGTTTCTGAGAAAATTGAACGGGAATTAGGAAGAGGAAATGGCGGACACCTGTCACATATCATGAAAATTACCGGATTAATTCATCTGTCAGGAATAAAATTAAAGGTCAATACTACAGTTACAAGAAAAACCTATCTTGAAGATATGCATGAGTTCATTGAAAAAACAGACCCTGATCGTTGGAAAATTTTTCAGTTTCTCCATGTAAAAGGGCAGAACTCGAACGCTGCAGAGAGTTTGTCAATCAGTAGTGAAGAATACAGGCTGTTTAAGTTACGGCATCAGGATATTGTACTTAAAAACGGAATAGCACCGGTCTTTGAATCAGCAGAAGACATGGTTGACTCCTATCTTATGATTAATCCGGAGGGGAATATATTCATAAATAAAAACTGTAATTACAGAGAAATTC comes from the Methanomicrobium sp. W14 genome and includes:
- a CDS encoding viperin family antiviral radical SAM protein, producing MLPKIKKQKECVAIRSANWHITSKCNYNCKFCFSQNLKGELKDLKKMNEVLLHLKQLGITKINFVGGEPLMYPHIIEAIRTAKDLGFTTSITTNGSLCNEKLISEFEDILDWIGLSVDSVSEKIERELGRGNGGHLSHIMKITGLIHLSGIKLKVNTTVTRKTYLEDMHEFIEKTDPDRWKIFQFLHVKGQNSNAAESLSISSEEYRLFKLRHQDIVLKNGIAPVFESAEDMVDSYLMINPEGNIFINKNCNYREIPLLNLNRKNFSELVNQEKYISRGGLYDWKREK
- a CDS encoding DUF2109 domain-containing protein; the protein is MIAETVCGVVALYAALRVIFEKNTLRKLPFLNVLNFAVTGLIALLLPYPLGIVAAAAYFVGSTLESNAIASTYAKNEEFRDE
- a CDS encoding NUDIX hydrolase; protein product: MLLVRYQDGENTYLVAPGGAVEDGESLADAAKREVKEETGVVCKTK